The stretch of DNA CGGCGGCCTGCCGGAATTCGGCGTCGGTGAAACCGCGCTTCTGCTTTTTGTAGTATTCGGTATAGAGCAGCCGCATCAGGTCGTCCATGCTGCGTTCGCCGTTGCTGCCTGCCAGAATCGCGAGGTTCAGGATGGTGCCCAACACCGAGCCTTTGCTGTAGTACGAAATGGTGGTGTTGGCCGAATTTTCGTTCGGGCGGTAGCCTTTAATCCAGGCGTCGAAGCTCGATTCCGAAACGGTCTGTACGCGGGTGCCGGGCTGATTTTCAATCTGCGTGATGTCGTTGGCAACGATGCCGAGGTAGGCTTCGGGCGTATGGAAACCGGCCCGGCGCAGGATGTAGTCTTCGTAGAACGACGTGCAACCCTCCGCCAGCCAGAGCATGGTGGTGTAGTTTTCGTTCTCGTAGTCGAACGGCCCGAGCGCAACGGGCCGGATGCGCTTCACGTTCCAGAGGTGGAAATATTCGTGGGCCACGAGCGTCAGAAACCCTTTGTAGCTCGCTTCGGTAGCGTAGGCATTGCGGTAGGTTTCGAGCACGGTCGAGTTGAGGTGTTCCAGCCCGCCCCCGCCCTGCGGAATGTGATGCACGATAAACGTGTAGTCGGTGCAGGGGTGTTCGCCAACGACCGTTGCCGCCGTTTCGCAGACGCGCTTGTAATCGGCGGCTAAGCGTTTTTCATCGTACAGCACCTCGCCGAACATCGCCACCGTGTGCGGAATCCCCGACGCCGTGAACGTAAACGAGTTGTGGTTGCCAATCTCAATCGGCGAATCGACCAGAATATCGTAATCCTGCGCTTCATAGGTATACGCCTGCCCATCAACGACTTTCAGGCCGGTAGCCACCTTTTTCCATTCTTTATAGGGTTGAATGATGACCCGGTGCGGCAGCGGTTTCAGCGCATCGACGTACATAAACACGCTGGCCGGGGTGATGTAGCCGTGGTCGGCGTCGATGAAGCTGGTACGCACCGTTAACTCATTGGCATACACCCGGTAGCGAATCGTCAGGTCGTTATCGGCGGAGTAGACGCGCCAGGCATTTTTGCGGATTTTTTCGGACCGTACCGGGCTGCCGTTGGCCGTTGCCGTGAAGGCTTCCACGTTTTTGGCATATTCGCGAATTAAATACGAGCCGGGTGTCCAGACCGGCATTTTAATGTCGATGTAATTGGTTTTGCGGGCATTGGTGGCCGACGCTGCGTTTTTCACCTGCATTTCGACCTCGAAATAGTGGGTCTGCGGCTCCGGCATCGACACCACGTAGGTTATGGTTGGCGCGGGGGGCGGGGTGGGTTCATCGGTGCGTTCGCGGGGGGTTGAGTAGCCAGTAAAGGCAGCAAAAAGAGTCCAGAGGGTAAGTAAATACACGTGCCGGGCGTTTTTTTTCATACGGAAACCGAAAAGCCTTCGTTTTTTGTCCAGATTTGACGTGAAATTTGCCAATTAATCGGCGAAGTTACTGCGAAATAATGGTTACACAGAGATGCACAGAGAGAAAAAAGAGATACACAGAGGTCTCTGCGAGACGTAGAACTTATTTCGGAAGGTCTCTGTGTATCTCTTTTTTCTCCGTGTATCTCTGTGTAATAACTTTACACCCCATATGCCCCATTTCCGTTTAACCGCTTTCTATCTGTTATTAGTCGGGATAATTCCGGCACTGGCCCAGCGTACCCAGAGTTATCAGGAACCCGATTACCACTACCGCAACGGGCTTGAACTGTTCGAGCGCAACAACTACGCGGCTGCCCGCTACGAGTTTCGGCAGTACCTCGAACCCCGCCGGGGCGACGGTGCCCATACGCTGCTCAACACCAACGACCAGAACGCGGTGGAGGCTGAGTATTACATTGCCCTGTCGAGTTTGTACATCGATGAGCCGGGGGCCGAACTGCTCGTGGATCGGTTCGTGAACAACCACAGCCAGCACCCGAAGGCCGCGCAGTTGTACGGCGATTTGGGTTCGTATTATTACAACCGGCAGGATTATGCAAAGGCGATTACGTTTCTGGAAAAAGCCGTAGAGCAGGGCGGCAGCAACGCCCGCCAAACGGCCTACAAATACCAGTTGGCCCTCTCCTACTACAACACCCAGGATTTGCAGCGTGCCCTGCCCCTGCTGAACGAGGTGAAACTAAACCCCGATTCGCCCGATGCTGCGGCAGCGTCGTACTATGCCGGAACCATTAATTTCAGGAACCGCAACTACGACGAAGCGGTGACCGACTTCCGGCGCGTCGAGAACAACCCGACCTACCAGAATCAGG from Spirosoma montaniterrae encodes:
- a CDS encoding M61 family metallopeptidase — translated: MKKNARHVYLLTLWTLFAAFTGYSTPRERTDEPTPPPAPTITYVVSMPEPQTHYFEVEMQVKNAASATNARKTNYIDIKMPVWTPGSYLIREYAKNVEAFTATANGSPVRSEKIRKNAWRVYSADNDLTIRYRVYANELTVRTSFIDADHGYITPASVFMYVDALKPLPHRVIIQPYKEWKKVATGLKVVDGQAYTYEAQDYDILVDSPIEIGNHNSFTFTASGIPHTVAMFGEVLYDEKRLAADYKRVCETAATVVGEHPCTDYTFIVHHIPQGGGGLEHLNSTVLETYRNAYATEASYKGFLTLVAHEYFHLWNVKRIRPVALGPFDYENENYTTMLWLAEGCTSFYEDYILRRAGFHTPEAYLGIVANDITQIENQPGTRVQTVSESSFDAWIKGYRPNENSANTTISYYSKGSVLGTILNLAILAGSNGERSMDDLMRLLYTEYYKKQKRGFTDAEFRQAAEQVAGRKLDDFFTIAVNSTNPIDYNAYFAPVGLQLVNVAGKSADGFLGAGTTVQNGKAVISSVRRGSAAYADGLNVGDEVISVDGVRVGDDLLRFIGGRRVGEKLTVLVNRAGLLREIPVTLTQNPLLSYRLEPLPNRTDAQKALYNKWLYVK